The genomic segment GCGACCGCGTGGCAACCTACTTCCTCGAATCGTTGAAATATCGGAAGAATCGGCATAATCTTCGGAATCTATCAACTTCAAACGTCGTGCTTCCTTCAACACCCTCCGCAATGCACACAACATTCGATTAGCCGTAGCTGGGGCATATTTCTCCATAAACACAGACCGTAGTGCGGCCGTGTGTTGATAACGCAACTTCGACCAATCCAAAGTCATCACATCACATTGTCCAGCCGTCAACAATTGAGCGATCGCATTAAGAGCCTGCCGCATTGTACGCCGTGAAGATGGAGCCAATTGTGATAAATAAACTGCTGCTGGATGACTCGTTAATGGTGAGGGAATAGATACTGCTAATTCGTGTGGAATTACCGAAATATTGTTAACATTAATCTCATTCATGTATTTCTTTGACAAATGTCTGTTTTCGTAAGAAGTGGAGAAATATAAACTATACTGCCGCTGGTTATATCCCTGAAGTAAGTGAAAAATTGAAATGATTTTAAGCGATCGGTTGCGACAATTATTAATTAATTAATAAATCAATCCGATTTGCATACGGGCTTTTGAGCGTATGAGCGAACTAGCAGCATAGTGCCGTCCCTATTTGGTTGTACCTATATATTTACCTATATATGTACCTATATATAACCCTCGAACTGCGCTCTGAGATCGCACAGTTGCGGCTCATAGCGTAAAGCCTAGTTGACTGCACTCGTTTTTAAGCTGTTAATGGGAATATTCCGAGTAATTGGGCTTAAACTGCTGTTTGGTTGCCTCAAGGTATGATTGGTCATTAATTTTATTTTACAGCAGTTATAGGTCAATCTCACGGGAGTTTTTTTTTGAGGGTAAGCAAAAAAGCGCGTGGTGTTAGTGTAAGGCATTAACTTACACCTAGTTACAACCTGGAAAAATGTTAGACAAAATTAGTCAGTGTCATACACTTGACGACATTTGACGGTCTGACTTTACCTAGTAACTCTTTGTCATACACTGTTATTTAATGTTAGACAAAATGAGTTGCAATCATGAACCGCACTGACATCAAAGTTTGGTTTCGTTCGTTTCTTTGATTTCGTTGGTTTTGAAAAAGGTTACAATAACAGATACCTTGCCGTGTTCCAAGAAAGAACGAGTGGTAGTAACCTATGACAGTTTCAACAGACCGTTCTGTTTCTGCGATCGCACCCACCGAAAAAGATGCGACGGAAGCGGGTGCTGCTAGGAGAGTATTGGCATCATATTCGCTTCCTCAACCATTGCACGCGCTCAAGCTGATACTAGATGATGCGACTGGTTCAACGGTGACTATACCAGCCGCCGCTTACAAGTTGCTGGTAGAAATTCTGGCACAGATGGCTGAAGGTAATGCCGTTAGCATTGTCCCAATTAAGAAGGAAATCACTACCCAAGAAGCGGCTGATATCCTGAATGTCTCTCGTCCTTATTTTGTTAAATTACTTGAGTCAGGGAAAATTCCTTACCGGAAAGTGGGAACACGTCGTCGGGTGCTAACTACTGATGTACTTGATTACAAAAACCAGATTGATACGCAAAGGATGCAGACTCTTATGGAACTAGCTGCCCAAGCCCAAGAATTGAATATGGGATACTAAGTTGCGGTGGCTACTTTTACGGCGGTCTACGATGCTTGTGTTTTATATCCAGCACCACTGAGAGATTTTTTGATGTGGTTGGCGCTGACAGATTTATTTAAGGCTCGTTGGACAGAAGAAATTCATGCTGAGTGGATCAGAAATGTTCTCTTAAACCGTCCAGATCTAACAATAGAGCAGCTAACCAGAACTAAAAACTTGATGAATGCTAATGTCCGAGATTGTTTGGTGACAGGTTATTCAGAGCTAATCCCAAGTCTTGAACTCAAAGATCCAGGCGATCGCCATGTTTTGGCAGCAGCAATTTGTTGTCATGCTGATTTCATCGTTACTTTCAACCTGAAAGACTTTCCAGAACAGGCACTTGCACCAAAATTTATTGAAGCTATTCACCCAGACGAGTTTATTAAACAGTTGATTGACCTCAATCCAGTAGCGGTTTGTGCCGCAGCTTTAAGGCAAAGAACATCTCTTAAAAATCCACAGTTAACGCGCCAAGAGTATTTAGATACACTTGCACTACTTGGATTAACGTTGTCAGTTGCGGCACTGCGGGATTTGTGTCAGGAGATTTAGGGTAAGCAACAAAAAGCTTGAGCTTGGTGCAAGGCATTAAGTTACACATAATGACAAACTGCTCGATTGTTATGCAAAGTTAGTCAGTGTTAGACAGGGTTCGGACATTTGACGCTAACAAAAGCCTAACGGCTTCTTGTACTACACTATCAGTCAATATTAGACAAGATTAAAAGTCTGTAGATCTGCTATCGCAGTGTAAACAAGGTGCAGTTTTTTTCACTTGTAACAGGTAAGTGTGTGCCATTCGCATATTGCAGCAAGGAATCAAGATGCAGTAGAACTGTCAGAAAGTGCAAAACTAGAGAGCAATTGCAATACAGCAAGGCAGTAATCAGTTGCAATGCAATAGGGCAGTCCTAGATAGCCGTGCAACAGTGAAAAAAGACTTCAACAAGTCTGGTATTTTTCGGAAAGCACCGCGATAGCGGGGTGTTACTTATTGCAAGACATTAACTTACACAAACTACTCATGTTAC from the Crinalium epipsammum PCC 9333 genome contains:
- a CDS encoding PIN domain-containing protein: MATFTAVYDACVLYPAPLRDFLMWLALTDLFKARWTEEIHAEWIRNVLLNRPDLTIEQLTRTKNLMNANVRDCLVTGYSELIPSLELKDPGDRHVLAAAICCHADFIVTFNLKDFPEQALAPKFIEAIHPDEFIKQLIDLNPVAVCAAALRQRTSLKNPQLTRQEYLDTLALLGLTLSVAALRDLCQEI
- a CDS encoding excisionase family DNA-binding protein, coding for MTVSTDRSVSAIAPTEKDATEAGAARRVLASYSLPQPLHALKLILDDATGSTVTIPAAAYKLLVEILAQMAEGNAVSIVPIKKEITTQEAADILNVSRPYFVKLLESGKIPYRKVGTRRRVLTTDVLDYKNQIDTQRMQTLMELAAQAQELNMGY